aatttaaattttatttaattatgggcttgacaatatataaaagggtatgAATGTTctttaataactcggggcctagatttaaatttcttttaattaagggcctcatatcaTGGGTTATCCATGGATTGGGCCTCATCCTAATTTTCCATATAGCTAAAGACTTTGGGTTTTACATCCTTGTGGAACTATTTTGTTTTACTTATGTACCACAATCTGGCGAGTATAAATTTTCTCAACCATTGTATTACCTCCAAAGTTGGTCTAAACCGGTTAGAAAGTAAAAACAGACCAGATAGTGTGTATCGATTTCTCTGCCTTACGCGTGTATAATCAGAATCAGATCGACCAaagtttttgtattggatttACCTTTAAAAACTAAAGAGAGAATACGAGTCAAGGATCTGGATATCCATTGATATACTTTATGATGAACAAGAATGTAGGGAGCATTCATTCGCCTCTGTTCCTGACTTTAAAGTTTTTGCGAAACACACAACTCAAactgcaaaagtgataaaaattcaGGCTCAGCTGTATAATAGGACAAGCATGAGTCAGTGACTGAAATTAAGCTGACCAGATGAGCTGCGAGAGAGAGAGGGGTAAATAAAGTCACAAATTGACAAAAAGTGAAAAGATAGATTTTGAATGAAAAAACCAAAAAGCAGAAAATCGAACAGTAAGTAGTATAGAGTTACAGCCGTAGCGTAGTCTACAGAGAAAGAGCATTTAATGAGAAGGATCTATTGTTAGATTCGGGGAGCGGTACTGTACCTGTCAAATAATGGTCAAATTTCATCAGAGAATTCAGGCTCAGACAAaaatataaagacaaacaaaCTACTTATCCAATTATTCGACTGTGTTATCCATGATCCATGACACAAATCACAAATATTAGCATTGcttatatgattaagattatatatatatatatatatatatatagttcttGACTTAATAAGATAGAGAGATGATGTCAACCCTTATCAGCCAGTATAGCTCTTGACTTAATAAGATGGAGAGATGATGTCAACCCTTATCAGCCATGAGGTAGTTCGACAAAAGGAATCACATTCACATGGTTGATGATGATCTGATGTTAATCAGATGGAAGATTAAATTTATAGCTACATGTTGTTTTCGCAGATCAGGGACcaatattatgatgatgatgatgatgataacatTTATGGTCCCGAGGTAACAAACAGACTTTGCATCATCATCTCTGATGAACATCTAAAACTTCATAAAGAAATTCCTTTTTAAGGAAATATTGGTTACGCAATCCTGAACAATCATCGAGGTCCGTGCACATAAGTATTATTTTGGTCCTGAGCGCTCAGCTATATAACTGTAATCACCCGGTGATAATTACTATATTAATTCATACTTTGCTAAACGCTCTTGATAGCATTTTAGTTGCAAGAAAGTTGTTGCATGTTTCAAATGCTTAATCATGCAAAAAAAAATCCTGAGAAAAATTATAACATTTTAGAGTCTGGATTTCCGTTAAAAAAGCCAGTAGAGTAGCAGAGGGATCAAGAAGAGTCCTAGACAATGAGACACACGCAGGCAGAGTGGGATCAAGACAGTGAGACATAACCAGCAAACATTTGACATTTCTGCCATTGAAAATCTTAAAGTAGTACACAAATCTGATCAAATCACTATTCTTAGACTAGTGCAATATTAGCTAAAAAGAAAAACTCCTCTATTTAACCTTTTTATGTCTTAACAAGGAATCATTTTGATCATCAAGCTGTTAACCAAATTAGATAAGGACCGAACGAAATCACCCCGTGTTCATGCTTTATTGAACAACAATTACATGCAAAAAAACCCAAGTTAAATCACGTCGGAAAATAGGATCCTAAGTTTTCACTTTAAAAACCATTATGACCACAGTAATTAAATTTAACTACTACACGTTTAATCTAATGATGATGATGACCATGCATTCCATGGTTGCACACACGTGTGCCCATCACTCAACAATGAATAAGATGAAGGAAGAACAACACTCATTGATGTTCTTAAGTTGATACAGTGTAAGCCATGGAGTAGCAATTAAGAGTTAGGACTAGTATTTATCTTTTGATTAACAGTAAAAGTGAATAAGTTAAGATGAAACGAAGGGTTTTAACTATTACTAGTAAAGAGATAGGGGGACAAATTAGGAGATTATTATGGACATAAAATCTTAAGCTAAACCACCACCTAAAGTCCTCAAGTTTTTGTAATTAGAATCTACCATGAAAAAAACTTTATGGATAATGGAATGGGAATGTTTAGtaactttggatggaaaagaaagATCTGTAATGATGGGTGTTTTGTAAGGAAGAAATCATAAAGATGGAGAGATTGGAAATCATGAAAGTTACAATTTTTAGTGTAGTAGTCAAACAAAGACTAAAACTTTGGATTGTTGGGAAACATTTTTTTGAGCTGGTTTTTAAGCATAAAGCAAACTTGGATCACTTAAAATACCTCCTAAAACATCATTTCATGGAATTTTAATCATCACATAAACTTTAAAATCTCCCCCCACCATTTCTACAAAATCTGTCATTTCAATATGGCTAGTTAAAAAGAGGGTCAGTTCAAACAGAACAAGTTCAaactgttctttttttctttttttttttacagaaacCTAATAATAACCTTGGTCTTAAACCCTGACCTTCATTAGTCCCCCAAATTAACCAAAATCCCAAGTAAAAGTAAAAATTTCCCACCTTTTCCCATAAACACCCAATCATACTTTCATGCATTCTTCTCTTTTTCTCCTAACTCTCTTGTTTACAAAACAGTATCATCAAAGTCTAAGCATCAGTCCATGCAGCAAACATAGGCAAGTGAGCCATAGTGATTGCAGTAGGCTTAAGTTGTGCTGATGGAATCCAGGAGTTTGCCGAGGAAGGACTAAACTTGTTGGAGGTTGATGATTGTCCTCCAAAGAGCCCATTTTTCTCAGGGCTACCTTCTCTGGAGCTGCTTAAGCTTGTAACCAATGATGACGTGTTCGATAAATGAGCACTCGACCTGTTAGAATCTTCTAATCCTTGTTGGTTTGAGTTCATTGCATCAATACCCATTAGATCATGTAATGACATCGAAAATGGGAGGTTCCGGTAATTGTTTGTCTCAAATGGTTTGTGCTCAAGGTTTTCAACTGATGcagtctgctgctgttgttgctgttgcagctgctgttgttgttgttgcgaaTGATTACGAACCATCTTCCAGTCAGGCCCAGCAGCATTTTCCTCGGGCAAGTTACCTTCTCCTCCATTTTGAACAGAGGAATGTTGCTCGACAACTTCGACAACAGGTTCTACATCCTTGTGCCTCTTGGCAAGTTCTCCGGCAAGTAAGGTATTACTGGCTGAGATGCGTTCAACGTCGTATCTTGTTATGTCAAAGTTAGTAACAGCATTTACACCACGAAATTTGATTGCAGCAATGTCATAAGCTTCAGCTGCTTCTTCTTGGGTACCTGAAAATAAGTAAGAATAAGAATTGAGAACTACTTTTAATCCGAAAAAGTTAAAACCTTAAACTGGATTATAATTCTCATAATAAAACACACTTTCTCTCTTTTATCCGATCTGGAAAAAAGAATATGAGCAGCCTTATATAAAGCTCAAGACTGAAAATAAATATCAGCCTTGTCCATATTCTCTTCATCAAAGTAGTAAATGAAAAACAGCcttatgaataaaaataaagcaCCACTAATTACTAAAAGGAGTTTCTTATAAGATATTGGGGATGACTGTAAAAAAAAAGACCTTTTAAAAGTAACAGAGCATGCCAACTAAAAGAAACGCGGGTTAGCAAAATAAGTCTTACTGAATGTGCCAAGATAAAGGTCTTTGTTTCCGGCGACTCGTCCGATCCTTGCCTGCCATCTACCATGCTGATGATGTCTGATAAACGAAAGATATGTTAGATAAAACAAGATATTATTTTACATGGTTAAGGTGCTAAATACTAATCAAAACCTGTGAGACCTTGTTACTCCTCTGTACATTGAAGCTCCTCTTGAAAACCCACTGCTTTTCCTGTAATGACATAACTTAAATAGTTAAACATATGTCCCATAAAAGTGAAAAGTGAGTGAGAATTTTGGAAGGCCTTTTTGTTTGTTTACCTTCTCAAGTGGGCAACATATTCTTGCCTACTCAtgttcttcatttcttcaagctcatcttgaTAATTTTCCAACTACCAAATAGGGAAAACATGgcaaattttcaagtgatcaaaaaAGTTGGTTTCCCATTAGGAAAGACAGGGTATTTGGGTCGAATATAATACCGGAAAGTTGATGTGGGTTGAAGGTCCCCAATACTTCAGTGCTGCTAAATCATAAGCTCTAGCAGCTTTTTCTTCCATATCATATCCACCTGAAACCCAATAACTTGGAATGATTAATTTCCAATTATTAATGAAAAATCATAGTACTTGATCAACATTAAAGAAAGCTTACCAAGATAAACTGAATGGTATTATTTGATTTGAATGGCATCCCCCAAACAAGCAAGAACATGACAAAGCAAAATAGATGGTACTAAGTCAGGTCAAGAACACAATAAATCACAATAAAAGAGAGTCGGAAGAAAAAATGACTAGTAACCAAAACAGAGGAGGTTTTCATTTTGGCTCACCTTGCCTTCCCTTCCTAGTCTGTCCTTCCTTTTTGCAACTATTATCCCATAGATGAGCTTCATATCTTCCAGTCCACCTATGCCTAATGACATAAGAAAACACAACTATACTTAGTATCAACAGAGAAGAGTAATAATTAAGTTTTCAAGGAGATTTAAGGTATAAATGCTACAGCATTACAGTAGAAGTAATCATTATAACAAAATGAAGTAAGAACAGTACTAAAAAATGAACACACCTTGTGACACCTCTGTATTGTGAAGTTCTCTGCCCAAATGTGTCAATGGACTTCCTATGGACAGGTTGTTTCTGACCCATTTTTGAAGACCCTCTCTTGTTTGTTTCCATGGCTACACATTCAGCAGTACCAGTTGGTGAGATCTGTTGCGATGCTGTAATACAGCTTGATTGTGAACCAGG
This DNA window, taken from Papaver somniferum cultivar HN1 chromosome 3, ASM357369v1, whole genome shotgun sequence, encodes the following:
- the LOC113356718 gene encoding AP2-like ethylene-responsive transcription factor CRL5 isoform X2; this encodes MKSMSNDSNSNNNSSSNNNNWLGFSLSPHMTMEVPSESHHTHTHNQQHHHQTSSTAAVSNNTVPTSFFLSPPHMNNSEICYGVGTCHENSGYYSHLSVMPLKSDGSLCIMEALSRSQSEGMVPTSSPKLENFLGSGAMGNPHHYGNSERETMALSLDSMYYHQNTETQNNRQQPQQHSLNFLQQPQDHHIQVQQHTYYSGLTGHEIYQTSLEEENKGTHLSNSSLQLPPMGEDGISGLKNWVARHYPTNNSSMEQKMNTAGCLTNDGSGSGSVNAMGYGDLQSLSLSMSPGSQSSCITASQQISPTGTAECVAMETNKRGSSKMGQKQPVHRKSIDTFGQRTSQYRGVTRHRWTGRYEAHLWDNSCKKEGQTRKGRQVYLGGYDMEEKAARAYDLAALKYWGPSTHINFPLENYQDELEEMKNMSRQEYVAHLRRKSSGFSRGASMYRGVTRHHQHGRWQARIGRVAGNKDLYLGTFSTQEEAAEAYDIAAIKFRGVNAVTNFDITRYDVERISASNTLLAGELAKRHKDVEPVVEVVEQHSSVQNGGEGNLPEENAAGPDWKMVRNHSQQQQQQLQQQQQQQTASVENLEHKPFETNNYRNLPFSMSLHDLMGIDAMNSNQQGLEDSNRSSAHLSNTSSLVTSLSSSREGSPEKNGLFGGQSSTSNKFSPSSANSWIPSAQLKPTAITMAHLPMFAAWTDA
- the LOC113356718 gene encoding AP2-like ethylene-responsive transcription factor CRL5 isoform X1, with the protein product MKSMSNDSNSNNNSSSNNNNWLGFSLSPHMTMEVPSESHHTHTHNQQHHHQTSSTAAVSNNTVPTSFFLSPPHMNNSEICYGVGTCHENSGYYSHLSVMPLKSDGSLCIMEALSRSQSEGMVPTSSPKLENFLGSGAMGNPHHYGNSERETMALSLDSMYYHQNTETQNNRQQPQQHSLNFLQQPQDHHIQVQQHTYYSGLTGHEIYQTSLEEENKGTHLSNSSLQLPPMGEDGISGLKNWVARHYPTNNSSMEQKMNTAGCLTNDGSGSGSVNAMGYGDLQSLSLSMSPGSQSSCITASQQISPTGTAECVAMETNKRGSSKMGQKQPVHRKSIDTFGQRTSQYRGVTRHRWTGRYEAHLWDNSCKKEGQTRKGRQVYLGGYDMEEKAARAYDLAALKYWGPSTHINFPLENYQDELEEMKNMSRQEYVAHLRRKSSGFSRGASMYRGVTRSHRHHQHGRWQARIGRVAGNKDLYLGTFSTQEEAAEAYDIAAIKFRGVNAVTNFDITRYDVERISASNTLLAGELAKRHKDVEPVVEVVEQHSSVQNGGEGNLPEENAAGPDWKMVRNHSQQQQQQLQQQQQQQTASVENLEHKPFETNNYRNLPFSMSLHDLMGIDAMNSNQQGLEDSNRSSAHLSNTSSLVTSLSSSREGSPEKNGLFGGQSSTSNKFSPSSANSWIPSAQLKPTAITMAHLPMFAAWTDA